In a genomic window of Phycodurus eques isolate BA_2022a chromosome 2, UOR_Pequ_1.1, whole genome shotgun sequence:
- the LOC133417985 gene encoding zinc finger protein 568-like isoform X2, whose amino-acid sequence MCKVEILRALLNQRLSAAVEEVFVVFARTIAEYEEELCRTKEENERQRQLLDAVFKPQVAFHHTDENEEHLPPEQQNDQSRVYPAFSPKSAGTGCNSPTTFSRISGMENGWMGEQQKENFGLAQEEPETPHVKEEENATVITNCPLTSVALKTNDNDGNGLRSQLHPRQSVENRWAEPSSSSSTQPMKTEDDGGRCGGSRADGLLAPVSLDTVDEHSQGDVTCHTDNTHWKCSQCGETFGAKKNLRRHMVLHTGDQPVSFSHSKIVSTKGHLTTITKAHTGDKPHSSFSDHSPMINGKKTHTGEKLFKCSVCSQTFSQKQNMMTHMRIHTGERPFACSVCGLRFTQKITLIHHNRTHTGERPFSCSVCKKGFAHPASLMRHMRTHNGAKPFVCPNCGQGFSVQCTLKKHMRTHW is encoded by the exons atgtgtaaagtGGAAATATTGAGAGCGTTGTTAAATCAGCGACTAAGTGCGGCAGTTGAAGAAGTGTTTGTAGTGTTTGCAAGAACGatagcagagtacgaggaggagcTTTGCCGAACTAAAGAGGAGAACGAAAGACAacgtcaactactggacgctgtTTTCAAGCCTCAGGTTGCGTTCCACCATACAG ACGAAAATGAAGAACATCTTCCCCCAGAGCAGCAgaacgaccagtccagggtgtatcccgcctttagcccaaagtcagctgggacaggctgtAACTCACCCACCACCTTTtcgaggataagtggtatggaaaatgggtggatgggtgaGCAGCAGAAGGAGAACTTCGGGTTGGCGCAAGAGGAGCCAGAGACACCCCACGTGAAAGAGGAAGAGAACGCTACCGTTATCACCAACTGTCCGCTGACCAGTGTCGCTTTGAAGACAAACGATAATGACGGCAACGGTCTGAGGTCCCAGCTTCATCCCAGGCAAAGTGTGGAGAACAGATGGGCCGAGCCCTCGAGCAGCAGCTCAACGCAACCCATGAAAACCGAAGACGATGGAGGCCGATGTGGAGGATCACGAGCGGACGGCCTCTTAGCTCCGGTCTCGCTTGACACTGTTGATGAACACTCTCAAGGTGATGTGACGTGCCACACCGACAACACAcactggaaatgttctcagtgtggggaAACCTTTGGTGCCAAGAAAAATCTAAGAAGACACATGGTGCTCCACACGGGAGACCAGCCTGTCAGTTTTTCTCATTCCAAAATAGTCTCTACAAAGGGACATTTAACAACAATTACAAAAGCACACACTGGAGATAAACCACATTCCTCTTTTAGTGATCATTCACCTATGATTAATGgtaagaaaacacacactggtgagaaactgTTTAAGTGCTCAGTATGCAgtcaaacattttcacaaaaacaaaatatgatgacccacatgagaatacacactggagagagaccttttgcctgctcagtttgcggtctaCGATTCACTCAAAAGATTACTTTAATACATCACAACAGAACACATACCGGTGAGAGACCGTTCTCCTGCTCGGTGTGTAAGAAAGGTTTTGCACATCCTGCCTCACTTATGAggcacatgagaacacacaatGGTGCGAAACCATTTGTGTGCCCAAATTGTGGTCAAGGATTTTCTGTTCAATGCACGTTGAAAAAGCACATGAGGACACACTGGTGA
- the LOC133417985 gene encoding zinc finger protein 501-like isoform X3 — protein MCKVEILRALLNQRLSAAVEEVFVVFARTIAEYEEELCRTKEENERQRQLLDAVFKPQVAFHHTDISEEELHPEHQGWSFSMEQQQREPPNIKEEEPLYIKEEKEQADIANVTVTDAIANIENDEDNAHWSQLHPSQSDENRGEKPPSGCSSQHATTKHDRDHRGGSQEDSLLAPLSDSNNTESHSPDTDDDKHSKGVRTCPADNTHFKCSQCDKSFINTATLKRHMMIHKGEKTFNCSFCGKRFNQKVHLIKHTRTHTGEKPFSCTVCGMRLSQKEYLKVHMRTHTGEKPFPCSVCGKKFSQKAFLKVHTRTHTGEKPFSCLVCNKSFSAYSTCTRHQRTHTGDKVFSCSVCDKKFTRKDNLNKHKCNAKK, from the exons atgtgtaaagtGGAAATATTGAGAGCGTTGTTAAATCAGCGACTAAGTGCGGCAGTTGAAGAAGTGTTTGTAGTGTTTGCAAGAACGatagcagagtacgaggaggagcTTTGCCGAACTAAAGAGGAGAACGAAAGACAacgtcaactactggacgctgtTTTCAAGCCTCAGGTTGCGTTCCACCATACAG ACATCAGTGAAGAAGAGCTTCATCCTGAGCACCAGGGGTGGAGCTTCAGTATGGAACAACAGCAGCGAGAGCCCCCcaacattaaagaggaagagcctctttacattaaagaggaaaaggaaCAGGCCGATATCGCCAACGTTACAGTGACGGATGCCATTGCAAACATTGAAAATGATGAAGACAACGCGCATTGGTCACAGCTTCATCCCAGTCAAAGTGATGAGAACAGAGGGGAGAAGCCTCCGAGCGGCTGCTCAAGTCAACACGCGACAACAAAACATGATAGAGACCACCGTGGAGGATCACAAGAAGAcagcctcttagctccactgtcagatAGCAACAACACAGAATCACATTCTCCGGACACTGACGATGACAAACACTCTAAAGGTGTTAGGACGTGTCCCGCCGACAACACGCACTTTAAATGCTCTCAGTGTGACAAAAGTTTCATCAACACGGCTACTCTCAAAAGGCACATGATGATTCACAAAGGAGAGAAAACCTTCAATTGCTcattttgtggtaaaagattcaatCAAAAGGTACATTTGATCAAACACACGCGAacgcacacaggagaaaaacctttttcctgcacagtttgtggtatgAGATTAAGTCAAAAAGAATATTTGAAAGtgcacatgagaacacacactggtgagaaaccattcCCCTGTTCAGTGTGTGGTAAAAAGTTCTCTCAAAAGGCATTTTTGAAggtacacacaagaacgcacactggtgaaaaacctttttcttgcttAGTCTGTAACAAAAGTTTTAGTGCTTATTCAACATGTACTCGGCACCAAAGAACACACACGGGTGACAAAGTGTTCAGCTGTAGTGTATGTGATAAAAAATTCACACGGAAGGACAACCTGAACAAACACAAGTGTAATGCTAAGAAATGA
- the LOC133417985 gene encoding zinc finger protein 250-like isoform X1, translating into MCKAEKLKALLNARLSAAVEEIFTAFQRTIAEYEEELYRTKEENERQRQQLAAVSMPQVDLRKTDENEEHLPPEQQNDQSRVYPAFSPKSAGTGCNSPTTFSRISGMENGWMGEQQKENFGLAQEEPETPHVKEEENATVITNCPLTSVALKTNDNDGNGLRSQLHPRQSVENRWAEPSSSSSTQPMKTEDDGGRCGGSRADGLLAPVSLDTVDEHSQGDVTCHTDNTHWKCSQCGETFGAKKNLRRHMVLHTGDQPVSFSHSKIVSTKGHLTTITKAHTGDKPHSSFSDHSPMINGKKTHTGEKLFKCSVCSQTFSQKQNMMTHMRIHTGERPFACSVCGLRFTQKITLIHHNRTHTGERPFSCSVCKKGFAHPASLMRHMRTHNGAKPFVCPNCGQGFSVQCTLKKHMRTHW; encoded by the exons atgtgtaaagcGGAAAAGCTCAAAGCGTTGCTGAATGCACGGCTGAGTGCTGCCGTCGAAGAAATATTTACAGCGTTTCAAAGAACGatagcagagtacgaggaggaactttatCGAACTAAAGAGGAGAATGAGAGACAACGTCAACAACTCGCAGCTGTTTCCATGCCTCAAGTTGACTTACGCAAAACAG ACGAAAATGAAGAACATCTTCCCCCAGAGCAGCAgaacgaccagtccagggtgtatcccgcctttagcccaaagtcagctgggacaggctgtAACTCACCCACCACCTTTtcgaggataagtggtatggaaaatgggtggatgggtgaGCAGCAGAAGGAGAACTTCGGGTTGGCGCAAGAGGAGCCAGAGACACCCCACGTGAAAGAGGAAGAGAACGCTACCGTTATCACCAACTGTCCGCTGACCAGTGTCGCTTTGAAGACAAACGATAATGACGGCAACGGTCTGAGGTCCCAGCTTCATCCCAGGCAAAGTGTGGAGAACAGATGGGCCGAGCCCTCGAGCAGCAGCTCAACGCAACCCATGAAAACCGAAGACGATGGAGGCCGATGTGGAGGATCACGAGCGGACGGCCTCTTAGCTCCGGTCTCGCTTGACACTGTTGATGAACACTCTCAAGGTGATGTGACGTGCCACACCGACAACACAcactggaaatgttctcagtgtggggaAACCTTTGGTGCCAAGAAAAATCTAAGAAGACACATGGTGCTCCACACGGGAGACCAGCCTGTCAGTTTTTCTCATTCCAAAATAGTCTCTACAAAGGGACATTTAACAACAATTACAAAAGCACACACTGGAGATAAACCACATTCCTCTTTTAGTGATCATTCACCTATGATTAATGgtaagaaaacacacactggtgagaaactgTTTAAGTGCTCAGTATGCAgtcaaacattttcacaaaaacaaaatatgatgacccacatgagaatacacactggagagagaccttttgcctgctcagtttgcggtctaCGATTCACTCAAAAGATTACTTTAATACATCACAACAGAACACATACCGGTGAGAGACCGTTCTCCTGCTCGGTGTGTAAGAAAGGTTTTGCACATCCTGCCTCACTTATGAggcacatgagaacacacaatGGTGCGAAACCATTTGTGTGCCCAAATTGTGGTCAAGGATTTTCTGTTCAATGCACGTTGAAAAAGCACATGAGGACACACTGGTGA
- the LOC133417530 gene encoding zinc finger and SCAN domain-containing protein 2-like isoform X2, which yields MCKVEMLRALLNARLGAAVEEVVGVFQRTIAEYEEELGRTKEENERQRRQLAAVSLPQVDLHVTDNSDKFLPPEQQDDQSRLYLGFCPNSAGRECSSTAILTEISSREKGWMDEQLKWNFRLEQEELEPHQVKEIDLTADITKCPLTGVPVKTEDSGPRLQLHPGQNENEEHLAPEQQDDQSRVYPAFSQKSAGTGCDSPTTFMRISGIENGWMGEQQKWNFGLGQEEPETPHVKEEENATVITNCSLTSVALKTNDNDDKGLRSQLHPRQSEENRWAEPPGSSSTQCMKTEDDGDRCGGSRGDGLLTPVSLDTVDEHSQGDVTCHNDNTHWKCSQCGETFGAKKNLRRHMMLHTGDQPLRFSHSKIVSTKGHLITHAKAHTGKKPHFSIRDHSASINGKKKNNGGEKPFKCSVCSQTFSQKPNLKTHMRIHTGEKPFACSVCDARFTQKISLTHHLRTHTGERPFSCSVCKSSFACPGTLWRHMKLHTRVKPFVCPNCGQRFTRKDYLNRHKCAGVADNVGIHWPDFGAASAGSVPTQ from the exons atgtgTAAAGTGGAAATGCTGAGAGCGTTGCTGAATGCGCGACTCGGTGCGGCCGTCGAAGAAGTCGTTGGAGTTTTTCAAAGGACGAtcgcagagtacgaggaggaacttggTCGAACGAAAGAGGAGAATGAGAGACAGCGTCGACAACTCGCCGCTGTTTCCTTGCCTCAAGTTGACTTGCACGTAACAG ACAACAGTGACAAATTTCTTCCGCCGGAGCAGCAGgatgaccagtccaggctgtaccTTGGCTTttgcccaaattcagctgggagaGAATGCAGTTCCACCGCGATCTTAACGGAGATAAGCAGTagagaaaagggatggatggatgagcagcTGAAGTGGAACTTCAGGTTGGAGCAGGAGGAGTTGGAACCCCACCAAGTTAAAGAGATAGACTTGACTGCCGATATCACCAAATGTCCACTGACTGGTGTCCCTGTGAAGACTGAAGACAGTGGTCCGAGGTTGCAGCTTCATCCCGGTcaaa ACGAAAATGAAGAACATCTTGCCCCAGAGCAGCAggatgaccagtccagggtgtatcccgcctttAGCCAAAAGTCTGCTGGGACAGGCTGTGACTCACCCACCACCTttatgaggataagtggtatagaaaatgggtggatgggtgaGCAGCAGAAGTGGAACTTCGGGTTGGGGCAAGAGGAGCCAGAGACACCCCAcgtcaaagaggaagagaacgCTACCGTTATCACCAACTGTTCGCTGACCAGTGTCGCTTTGAAGACAAACGATAATGACGACAAGGGTCTGAGGTCCCAGCTTCATCCCAGGCAAAGTGAGGAGAACAGATGGGCCGAGCCCCCGGGCAGCAGCTCAACGCAATGCATGAAAACAGAAGACGATGGAGACCGATGTGGAGGCTCACGAGGGGACGGCCTCTTAACTCCGGTCTCGCTTGACACTGTTGATGAACACTCTCAAGGTGATGTGACCTGCCACAACGACAACACAcactggaaatgttctcagtgtggggaAACTTTTGGTGCCAAGAAAAATCTAAGAAGACACATGATGCTCCACACGGGAGACCAGCCTCTCCGTTTCTCTCATTCCAAAATAGTCTCTACAAAGGGACATTTGATAACGCATGCAAAAGCACACACTGGAAAGAAACCACATTTCTCTATTCGTGATCATTCAGCATCGATTaatggcaagaaaaaaaacaatggtggtGAGAAACCATTTAAGTGCTCAGTGTGCAgtcaaacattttcacaaaagccAAATTTGAAGACacacatgagaatacacactggagagaagccttttgcctgctcagtgtgTGATGCTAGATTCACTCAAAAGATTAGTTTAACACATCACCTCAGAACACACACCGGTGAGAGACCATTTTCCTGCTCTGTGTGCAAAAGTAGTTTTGCTTGTCCTGGGACACTTTGGAGGCACATGAAATTGCACACTCGAGTCAAACCATTTGTCTGTCCgaattgtggtcaaagatttacTCGGAAAGATTATCTTAACagacacaagtgtgctggtgtcGCTGATAATGTTGGGATTCACTGGCCTGATTTTGGTGCAGCCAGTGccggttcagttcccactcagtga
- the LOC133417530 gene encoding zinc finger protein 2-like isoform X1, which yields MCKVEMLRALLNARLGAAVEEVVGVFQRTIAEYEEELGRTKEENERQRRQLAAVSLPQVDLHVTDNSDKFLPPEQQDDQSRLYLGFCPNSAGRECSSTAILTEISSREKGWMDEQLKWNFRLEQEELEPHQVKEIDLTADITKCPLTGVPVKTEDSGPRLQLHPGQSEEKRWAELPSSNSRQHMTTEGYGDHCGGLQAESLLASRSDRDNRTPYSKDENEEHLAPEQQDDQSRVYPAFSQKSAGTGCDSPTTFMRISGIENGWMGEQQKWNFGLGQEEPETPHVKEEENATVITNCSLTSVALKTNDNDDKGLRSQLHPRQSEENRWAEPPGSSSTQCMKTEDDGDRCGGSRGDGLLTPVSLDTVDEHSQGDVTCHNDNTHWKCSQCGETFGAKKNLRRHMMLHTGDQPLRFSHSKIVSTKGHLITHAKAHTGKKPHFSIRDHSASINGKKKNNGGEKPFKCSVCSQTFSQKPNLKTHMRIHTGEKPFACSVCDARFTQKISLTHHLRTHTGERPFSCSVCKSSFACPGTLWRHMKLHTRVKPFVCPNCGQRFTRKDYLNRHKCAGVADNVGIHWPDFGAASAGSVPTQ from the exons atgtgTAAAGTGGAAATGCTGAGAGCGTTGCTGAATGCGCGACTCGGTGCGGCCGTCGAAGAAGTCGTTGGAGTTTTTCAAAGGACGAtcgcagagtacgaggaggaacttggTCGAACGAAAGAGGAGAATGAGAGACAGCGTCGACAACTCGCCGCTGTTTCCTTGCCTCAAGTTGACTTGCACGTAACAG ACAACAGTGACAAATTTCTTCCGCCGGAGCAGCAGgatgaccagtccaggctgtaccTTGGCTTttgcccaaattcagctgggagaGAATGCAGTTCCACCGCGATCTTAACGGAGATAAGCAGTagagaaaagggatggatggatgagcagcTGAAGTGGAACTTCAGGTTGGAGCAGGAGGAGTTGGAACCCCACCAAGTTAAAGAGATAGACTTGACTGCCGATATCACCAAATGTCCACTGACTGGTGTCCCTGTGAAGACTGAAGACAGTGGTCCGAGGTTGCAGCTTCATCCCGGTcaaagtgaggaaaaaagaTGGGCGGAACTTCCTAGCAGCAACTCAAggcaacacatgacaacagaaggttatggagaccactgtggaggattaCAAGCCGAGAGCCTCTTAGCTTCACGATCAGATCGTGACAATAGAACGCCGTACTCTAAAG ACGAAAATGAAGAACATCTTGCCCCAGAGCAGCAggatgaccagtccagggtgtatcccgcctttAGCCAAAAGTCTGCTGGGACAGGCTGTGACTCACCCACCACCTttatgaggataagtggtatagaaaatgggtggatgggtgaGCAGCAGAAGTGGAACTTCGGGTTGGGGCAAGAGGAGCCAGAGACACCCCAcgtcaaagaggaagagaacgCTACCGTTATCACCAACTGTTCGCTGACCAGTGTCGCTTTGAAGACAAACGATAATGACGACAAGGGTCTGAGGTCCCAGCTTCATCCCAGGCAAAGTGAGGAGAACAGATGGGCCGAGCCCCCGGGCAGCAGCTCAACGCAATGCATGAAAACAGAAGACGATGGAGACCGATGTGGAGGCTCACGAGGGGACGGCCTCTTAACTCCGGTCTCGCTTGACACTGTTGATGAACACTCTCAAGGTGATGTGACCTGCCACAACGACAACACAcactggaaatgttctcagtgtggggaAACTTTTGGTGCCAAGAAAAATCTAAGAAGACACATGATGCTCCACACGGGAGACCAGCCTCTCCGTTTCTCTCATTCCAAAATAGTCTCTACAAAGGGACATTTGATAACGCATGCAAAAGCACACACTGGAAAGAAACCACATTTCTCTATTCGTGATCATTCAGCATCGATTaatggcaagaaaaaaaacaatggtggtGAGAAACCATTTAAGTGCTCAGTGTGCAgtcaaacattttcacaaaagccAAATTTGAAGACacacatgagaatacacactggagagaagccttttgcctgctcagtgtgTGATGCTAGATTCACTCAAAAGATTAGTTTAACACATCACCTCAGAACACACACCGGTGAGAGACCATTTTCCTGCTCTGTGTGCAAAAGTAGTTTTGCTTGTCCTGGGACACTTTGGAGGCACATGAAATTGCACACTCGAGTCAAACCATTTGTCTGTCCgaattgtggtcaaagatttacTCGGAAAGATTATCTTAACagacacaagtgtgctggtgtcGCTGATAATGTTGGGATTCACTGGCCTGATTTTGGTGCAGCCAGTGccggttcagttcccactcagtga
- the LOC133418227 gene encoding zinc finger protein 22-like: MCKVEMLKALLNQRLSAAVEEIFGVFARTIAEYEEELCRTKEENERQRHLLDAVFRPQADILGADVSEEDLPLEQQEWSSKVEQQDPEPLHIKEEEEEADITELPLTAVSFKREDDEGQQSQRLHHQSEQNRWLQPPSGSSTQRMATEADGDHCGQSQTDGLLTPLSDSDSRTSHTDNTHWKCSQCDKAFGSKYTLTRHMKSHAVGKEHWKCSQCGRTLGDRRNLRRHMMVHTGEKPFMCSICGKRFSQKANLITHTRTHTGEKPFSCSLCNKRFGDRSALIQHKKTHTGGKHFAYSVYNQSFNVHSNLGQHMRTYTGQKPSA; this comes from the exons atgtgcaaagtAGAAATGCTGAAGGCGCTGCTCAATCAGCGACTAAGTGCGGCCGTCGAAGAAATATTCGGAGTTTTTGCCAGAACCAtcgcagagtacgaggaggaactttgccgaacaaaagaggagaacgagAGACAACGTCACCTGCTGGACGCCGTTTTCAGGCCTCAAGCTGACATACTCGGAGCAG ACGTCAGTGAAGAAGATCTTCCCCTTGAGCAGCAGGAGTGGAGCTCCAAGGTGGAGCAACAGGATCCAGAGCCCCtgcacattaaagaggaagaggaggaggccgaTATCACCGAGTTGCCATTGACTGCTGTTTCTTTCAAGAGGGAAGACGATGAAGGTCAGCAGTCACAGCGGCTTCACCATCAAAGTGAGCAGAACAGATGGCTGCAGCCTCCAAGCGGCAGCTCAACTCAACGCATGGCAACAGAAGccgatggagaccactgtggacaATCACAAACAGACGGCCTCTTAACTCCGCTGTCAGATAGTGACAGTAGAACGTCACACACTGACAACACACACTGGAAGTGCTCTCAATGTGACAAAGCGTTTGGGAGCAAGTATACTTTGACCAGGCACATGAAAAGTCACGCTGTTGGCAAAGAACACTGGAAATGCTCTCAATGTGGGCGAACTCTTGGTGACAGGAGGAATTTGAGAAGACATATGATGGTTCACACAGGGGAGAAACCATTCATGTGCTCAATCTGCggtaaaagattctctcagaaggccAATTTgataacacacacaagaacgcacaccgGCGAGAAACCATTTTCCTGCTCGCTCTGCAACAAACGTTTCGGTGATCGTTCGGCATTGATTCAACACAAGAAAACGCACACTGGGGGCAAACATTTTGCCTACTCTGTGTACAACCAAAGTTTTAatgttcattcaaatttgggCCAACACATGAGAACATACACTGGGCAGAAACCATctgcttag